A genomic window from Balaenoptera acutorostrata chromosome 20, mBalAcu1.1, whole genome shotgun sequence includes:
- the CD79B gene encoding B-cell antigen receptor complex-associated protein beta chain isoform X1, protein MAGPALCPGLSNWLVLLLLLLSAGEPVLVAKTEELYRDPKGSICSRIWQHPRFVAKKRGSMVEIKCHLEALGNVSWLRKQETDLEAKIFLPEKGRILQTQNSSEATLIIQDIQFQDNGIYFCEQECFQRPPRTERSCGTELRVMGFSTLAQLKRRNTLKDGIIMIQTLLIILFIIVPIFLLLDKDDSKAGMEEDHTYEGLDIDQTATYEDIVTLRTGEVKWSVGEHPGQE, encoded by the exons ATGGCGGGGCCGGCGCTGTGTCCCGGGCTCAGCAACTGGTTGGTGCTTCTGCTGTTGCTCCTTTCAG cAGGTGAGCCGGTGCTGGTGGCCAAAACAGAGGAGCTCTACCGGGATCCCAAAG GAAGCATTTGTTCCCGGATCTGGCAGCACCCACGTTTCGTGGCCAAGAAACGGGGTTCCATGGTGGAAATCAAGTGCCACCTGGAGGCCCTGGGCAACGTGAGCTGGCTCCGGAAGCAGGAGACGGACTTGGAGGCCAAGATATTTCTCCCCGAAAAGGGCCGCATCCTCCAGACCCAGAACAGCTCCGAGGCCACGCTCATCATCCAAGACATCCAGTTTCAGGACAACGGCATCTACTTCTGCGAGCAGGAGTGCTTCCAGCGGCCCCCGAGGACAGAGCGCAGCTGTGGCACTGAGCTTCGGGTCATGG ggTTCAGCACCTTGGCGCAGCTGAAGCGGCGGAACACGCTGAAAGACGGCATCATCATGATCCAGACCCTCCTCATCATCCTCTTCATCATCGTGCCCATCTTCCTGCTGCTGGACAAG GATGACAGCAAGGCCGGGATGGAGGAAGATCACACCTACGAG GGCCTGGACATTGACCAGACAGCCACTTACGAGGACATAGTGACGCTGCGGACAGGAGAGGTGAAGTGGTCGGTGGGCGAACACCCAGGCCAGGAGTGA
- the CD79B gene encoding B-cell antigen receptor complex-associated protein beta chain isoform X2: MAGPALCPGLSNWLVLLLLLLSGEPVLVAKTEELYRDPKGSICSRIWQHPRFVAKKRGSMVEIKCHLEALGNVSWLRKQETDLEAKIFLPEKGRILQTQNSSEATLIIQDIQFQDNGIYFCEQECFQRPPRTERSCGTELRVMGFSTLAQLKRRNTLKDGIIMIQTLLIILFIIVPIFLLLDKDDSKAGMEEDHTYEGLDIDQTATYEDIVTLRTGEVKWSVGEHPGQE, translated from the exons ATGGCGGGGCCGGCGCTGTGTCCCGGGCTCAGCAACTGGTTGGTGCTTCTGCTGTTGCTCCTTTCAG GTGAGCCGGTGCTGGTGGCCAAAACAGAGGAGCTCTACCGGGATCCCAAAG GAAGCATTTGTTCCCGGATCTGGCAGCACCCACGTTTCGTGGCCAAGAAACGGGGTTCCATGGTGGAAATCAAGTGCCACCTGGAGGCCCTGGGCAACGTGAGCTGGCTCCGGAAGCAGGAGACGGACTTGGAGGCCAAGATATTTCTCCCCGAAAAGGGCCGCATCCTCCAGACCCAGAACAGCTCCGAGGCCACGCTCATCATCCAAGACATCCAGTTTCAGGACAACGGCATCTACTTCTGCGAGCAGGAGTGCTTCCAGCGGCCCCCGAGGACAGAGCGCAGCTGTGGCACTGAGCTTCGGGTCATGG ggTTCAGCACCTTGGCGCAGCTGAAGCGGCGGAACACGCTGAAAGACGGCATCATCATGATCCAGACCCTCCTCATCATCCTCTTCATCATCGTGCCCATCTTCCTGCTGCTGGACAAG GATGACAGCAAGGCCGGGATGGAGGAAGATCACACCTACGAG GGCCTGGACATTGACCAGACAGCCACTTACGAGGACATAGTGACGCTGCGGACAGGAGAGGTGAAGTGGTCGGTGGGCGAACACCCAGGCCAGGAGTGA
- the SCN4A gene encoding sodium channel protein type 4 subunit alpha gives MANSSQPTVVPLGPESLRPFTRESLAAIERRVMEEEARKQRNKQMETEGPEQKPCSDLEAGKNLPHIYGDPPPEVIGIPLEDLDPYYGDKKTFIVLNKGKAIFRFSATPALYVLSPFSTLRRCAIKVLIHSLFSMFIMITILTNCVFMTMSDPPSWSKHVEYTFTGIYTFESLIKILARGFCIEDFTFLRDPWNWLDFSVIMMAYLTEFVDLGNISALRTFRVLRALKTITVIPGLKTIVGALIQSVKKLSDVMILTVFCLSVFALVGLQLFMGNLRQKCVRWPPPFNDTNTTWYGNDTWYGNDTWYGNDTWNSQESWASNSTFDWDAYINDEGNFYFLEGSNDALLCGNSSDAGRCPEGYECIKAGRNPNYGYTSYDTFSWAFLALFRLMTQDYWENLFQLTLRAAGKTYMIFFVVIIFLGSFYLINLILAVVAMAYAEQNEATLAENQEKEEEFQQMLEKFRKQQEELGKAKAAQALEGREADEDPAHGKDCNGSLDTSTGEKGPPRPSCSADSGVSDAMEGLEEAHQKCPPWWYKCSQKVLIWNCCTPWMKFKNIIHLIVMDPFVDLGITICIVLNTLFMAMEHYPMTEQFDRVLNVGNLVFTGIFTAEMVLKLIALDPYEYFQQGWNIFDSIIVTLSLVELGLANVQGLSVLRSFRLLRVFKLAKSWPTLNMLIKIIGNSVGALGNLTLVLAIIVFIFAVVGMQLFGKSYKECVCKIAADCNLPRWHMHDFFHSFLIIFRILCGEWIETMWDCMEVAGQAMCLTVFLMVMVIGNLVVLNLFLALLLSSFSADSLAASDEDGEMNNLQIAVARIKWGVGFAKAFLVGLLHGKILSPKVIMLSLGEIGEAGEAGEAGEAGESVSEDEKKELPPEEDENKDLKKDNHILNHMGLADGPPRSIELDHLNFINNPYLTIHVPIASEESDLEMPTEEETDTFSEPEDGKKPLQPLDGNSSVCSTADYKPPEEDPDDQAEESPEGEQPEECFTEACVQRFPCLYVDVSRGQGKTWWTLRRACFKIVEHNWFETFIVFMILLSSGALAFEDIHIEQRRVIRTILEYADRVFTYIFIVEMLLKWVAYGFKVYFTSAWCWLDFLIVDVSIISLVANWLGYSELGPIKSLRTLRALRPLRALSRFQGMRVVVNALLGAIPSIMNVLLVCLIFWLIFSIMGVNLFAGKFYYCMNTTTSERFDISEVNNKSECESLMHTGQVRWLNVKVNYDNVGLGYLSLLQVATFKGWMSIMYAAVDSREKEEQPQYEVNIYMYLYFVIFIIFGSFFTLNLFIGVIIDNFNQQKKKFGGKDLFMTEEQKKYYNAMKKLGSKKPQKPIPRPQNKLQGMVYDLVTKQAFDITIMMLICLNMVTMMVETDDQSQLKVDILYNVNMIFIIIFTGECVLKMLALRQYYFTIGWNIFDFVVVILSIVGLALSDLIQKYFVSPTLFRVIRLARIGRVLRLIRGAKGIRTLLFALMMSLPALFNIGLLLFLVMFIYSIFGMSNFAYVKKESGINDMFNFETFGNSIICLFEITTSAGWDGLLNPILNSGPPDCDPTLENPGTSVRGDCGNPSIGICFFCSYIIISFLIVVNMYIAIILENFNVATEESSEPLGEDDFEMFYESWEKFDPDATQFIDYSRLSDFVDTLQEPLRIAKPNKIKLITMDLPMVPGDKIHCLDILFALTKEVLGDSGEMDSLKETMEEKFMASNPSKVSYEPITTTLKRKHEEVCAIKIQRAYRRHLLQRSVKQASYMYRHSQDSSGDAAPEKEGLIADTMSKMYDPENGNSGVQSKGEGRGSTWDPRPAMGLLSVRPTDTALPPAPPPGQTVRPGVKESLV, from the exons ATGGCCAACTCATCTCAGCCCACGGTGGTGCCTCTGGGCCCTGAGAGCCTGCGCCCCTTCACCCGGGAGTCCCTGGCAGCCATAGAACGGCGGGTGATGGAGGAGGAGGCCCGGAAGCAGCGGAACAAGCAGATGGAGACTGAGGGGCCCGAACAGAAGCCGTGCAGTGACCTGGAGGCTGGCAAGAACCTGCCCCATATCTATGGGGACCCCCCACCGGAGGTCATTGGCATCCCCCTGGAGGACCTGGATCCTTACTACGGTGACAAGAAG ACCTTCATCGTGCTCAACAAGGGCAAGGCCATCTTCCGCTTCTCTGCCACACCTGCTCTCTACGTGCTGAGCCCCTTCAGCACCCTCAGACGCTGCGCCATCAAGGTGCTCATCCACTC GCTGTTCAGCATGTTCATCATGATCACCATCTTGACCAACTGCGTGTTCATGACCATGAGCGACCCGCCCTCCTGGTCCAAGCATGTGGA GTACACCTTCACAGGGATCTACACCTTTGAGTCCCTCATCAAGATCCTGGCCCGAGGCTTTTGCATCGAAGACTTCACATTCCTCCGGGACCCCTGGAACTGGCTGGACTTCAGCGTCATCATGATGGC GTACCTGACGGAGTTTGTGGACTTGGGCAACATCTCAGCCCTGAGAACCTTCCGGGTGCTGCGGGCCCTGAAAACCATCACAGTCATCCCAG GGCTGAAGACCATTGTGGGAGCCCTGATCCAGTCGGTGAAAAAGCTGTCAGATGTGATGATCCTCACCGTCTTCTGCCTGAGTGTCTTTGCCCTGGTGGGGCTGCAGCTCTTCATGGGAAACCTGCGGCAGAAGTGTGTGCGCTGGCCCCCGCCCTTCAATGACACCAACACCACGTGGTACGGCAATGACACCTGGTACGGCAATGACACCTGGTATGGCAATGACACCTGGAACAGCCAGGAGAGCTGGGCCAGCAACTCTACCTTTGACTGGGATGCCTACATCAATGACGAAG GGAACTTCTATTTCCTGGAAGGCTCCAATGACGCCCTGCTCTGTGGGAACAGCAGCGACGCTGG GCGCTGCCCTGAGGGTTACGAGTGCATCAAGGCCGGGCGGAACCCCAACTATGGCTACACCAGCTATGACACCTTCAGCTGGGCCTTCCTGGCTCTCTTCCGCCTCATGACACAGGACTATTGGGAGAACCTCTTCCAGCTG ACCCTTCGAGCAGCCGGCAAGACCTACATGATCTTCTTCGTGGTCATCATTTTCCTGGGCTCCTTCTACCTCATCAACCTGATCCTGGCGGTGGTGGCCATGGCATACGCTGAGCAGAACGAGGCCACCTTGGCCGAGAatcaggagaaagaagaagagttTCAGCAGATGCTGGAGAAATTCAGAAAGCAGCAGGAAGAGCTGGGGAAG GCCAAGGCCGCTCAGGCTCTGGAAGGTAGGGAGGCAGACGAGGACCCAGCCCACGGCAAAGACTGCAACGGCAGCCTGGACACATCAACGGGGGAGAAGGGGCCCCCGAGACCCAGCTGCAGCGCAGACAGCGGCGTCTCAGATGCTATGGAAG GGCTGGAAGAGGCCCACCAGAAGTGCCCACCGTGGTGGTACAAGTGTTCCCAGAAAGTGCTCATATGGAACTGCTGCACCCCGTGGATGAAGTTCAAGAATATCATCCACTTGATCGTCATGGACCCCTTCGTGGACCTGGGCATCACCATCTGCATCGTGCTCAACACCCTCttcatggccatggagcattaccCCATGACGGAGCAATTTGACAGAGTGCTCAACGTGGGCAACCTG GTCTTCACGGGCATCTTCACAGCAGAGATGGTGCTGAAGCTCATCGCCCTGGACCCCTATGAGTACTTCCAGCAGGGCTGGAACATCTTCGACAGTATCATCGTCACCCTCAGCCTGGTGGAACTGGGCCTGGCCAACGTGCAGGGGCTGTCGGTGCTCCGCTCCTTCCGTCTG CTGCGGGTCTTCAAGCTGGCCAAGTCGTGGCCAACGTTGAACATGCTCATCAAGATCATCGGCAACTCGGTGGGGGCACTGGGCAACCTGACGCTGGTGCTGGCCATCATCGTGTTCATCTTCGCCGTGGTGGGCATGCAGCTGTTCGGCAAGAGCTACAAGGAGTGCGTGTGCAAGATCGCCGCAGACTGCAACCTGCCCCGCTGGCACATGCACGACTTCTTCCACTCCTTCCTCATCATCTTCCGCATCCTGTGCGGGGAGTGGATCGAGACCATGTGGGACTGCATGGAGGTGGCCGGCCAGGCCATGTGCCTCACCGTCTTCCTCATGGTCATGGTCATCGGCAACCTGGTG GTCCTGAACCTCTTCTTGGCCCTGCTGCTCAGCTCCTTCAGCGCCGACAGCCTGGCAGCCTCGGACGAGGATGGCGAGATGAACAACCTGCAGATCGCCGTCGCACGCATCAAGTGGGGCGTCGGCTTCGCCAAAGCCTTCCTCGTGGGGCTGCTGCATGGCAAGATCCTGAGCCCCAAGGTTATCATGCTCAGCCTCGGGGAGATTGGGGAGGCTGGCGAGGCCGGCGAGGCCGGCGAGGCTGGGGAAAGTGTCTCCGAAGACGAGAAGAAGGAGCTACCGCCCGAGGAGGATGAAAACAAGGACCTCAAGAAGGACAATCATATCCTGAACCACATGGGCCTGGCTGACGGCCCTCCCCGCAGCATTGAGCTGGACCACCTCAACTTCATCAACAACCCCTACCTGACCATCCACGTGCCCATCGCCTCCGAGGAGTCTGACCTGGAGATgcccacagaggaggaaacagacacCTTCTCGGAGCCTGAGGATGGCAAG AAGCCGCTGCAGCCCCTCGACGGGAACTCCTCCGTCTGCAGCACTGCCGACTACAAGCCCCCCGAGGAGGACCCCGACGACCAGGCCGAGGAGAGCCCTGAGGGGGAGCAGCCTGAGGAGTGCTTCACCGAGG cctgtgTGCAGCGCTTTCCCTGCCTCTACGTGGACGTCTCCCGGGGCCAAGGGAAGACGTGGTGGACCCTCCGCAGGGCCTGCTTCAAGATCGTTGAGCACAACTGGTTTGAGACCTTCATTGTCTTCATGATCCTACTCAGCAGTGGAGCCTTG GCCTTCGAGGACATCCACATCGAGCAGCGGCGAGTCATCCGGACCATCCTGGAATACGCCGATAGGGTCTTCACCTACATCTTCATCGTGGAGATGCTGCTCAAGTGGGTGGCCTATGGCTTCAAGGTGTACTTTACCAGCGCCTGGTGCTGGCTCGACTTCCTCATCGTGGAT GTCTCCATCATCAGCCTGGTGGCCAACTGGCTGGGCTACTCGGAGCTGGGACCCATCAAATCCCTGCGGACGCTCAGGGCTCTGCGTCCCCTGAGGGCACTGTCTAGATTCCAGGGCATGAGG gTGGTGGTGAATGCCCTCCTGGGAGCCATCCCCTCCATCATGAATGTGCTGCTCGTCTGCCTCATCTTCTGGCTCATCTTCAGCATCATGGGCGTCAACCTGTTCGCCGGCAAGTTCTACTACTGCATGAACACCACCACCTCCGAGAGGTTCGACATCTCCGAGGTCAACAACAAGTCCGAGTGCGAGAGCCTGATGCACACGGGCCAGGTCCGCTGGCTCAATGTCAAGGTCAACTACGACAACGTGGGTCTGGGCTACCTCTCCCTCCTGCAGGTG GCCACCTTCAAGGGCTGGATGAGCATCATGTATGCAGCCGTGGACTCCCGGGAG AAGGAGGAACAGCCCCAGTACGAGGTGAACATCTACATGTACCTCTATTTCGTCATCTTCATCATCTTCGGCTCCTTCTTCACCCTCAACCTCTTCATTGGCGTCATCATCGACAACTTCAACCAGCAGAAGAAGAAG TTTGGAGGGAAAGACCTCTTCATGAcggaggaacagaagaaatactaTAACGCCATGAAGAAGCTTGGCTCCAAGAAGCCTCAGAAGCCAATTCCCCGGCCCCAG AACAAGCTCCAGGGCATGGTGTACGACTTGGTGACGAAGCAGGCGTTCGACATCACGATCATGATGCTCATCTGCCTCAACATGGTCACCATGATGGTGGAGACGGATGACCAGAGCCAGCTCAAGGTGGACATCCTCTACAACGTCAACATgatcttcatcatcatcttcacGGGCGAGTGCGTGCTCAAGATGCTGGCCCTGCGCCAGTACTACTTCACCATCGGCTGGAACATCTTCGACTTCGTGGTTGTCATCCTGTCCATTGTGG GCCTTGCACTCTCTGACCTGATCCAGAAATACTTCGTGTCACCCACGCTGTTCCGTGTCATCCGCCTGGCGCGGATCGGGCGCGTCCTACGGCTGATCCGAGGGGCCAAGGGCATCAGGACGCTGCTGTTTGCTCTCATGATGTCACTGCCCGCCCTCTTCAACATCGGCCTCCTCCTCTTCTTGGTCATGTTCATTTACTCCATCTTCGGCATGTCCAACTTCGCTTACGTCAAGAAGGAGTCGGGCATCAACGACATGTTTAACTTTGAGACCTTCGGCAACAGCATCATCTGCCTCTTTGAGATCACCACGTCGGCCGGCTGGGACGGGCTCCTCAACCCCATCCTCAACAGCGGGCCCCCCGACTGTGACCCCACGCTGGAGAACCCGGGCACCAGCGTCAGGGGTGACTGCGGCAACCCCTCCATCGGCATCTGCTTCTTCTGCAGCTACATCATCATCTCCTTCCTCATCGTGGTCAACATGTACATCGCCATCATCCTGGAGAACTTCAACgtggccacggaggagagcagtGAGCCTCTCGGGGAGGATGACTTCGAGATGTTCTACGAGTCGTGGGAGAAGTTTGACCCCGACGCCACGCAGTTCATCGACTACAGCCGCCTCTCCGACTTCGTGGACACCCTGCAGGAGCCGCTGAGGATCGCCAAGCCCAACAAGATCAAGCTCATCACAATGGACCTGCCCATGGTGCCAGGGGACAAGATCCACTGCCTGGACATCCTCTTTGCCCTGACCAAAGAGGTCCTGGGAGACTCTGGGGAGATGGACTCCCTCAAAGAGACCATGGAGGAGAAGTTCATGGCTTCCAACCCATCCAAGGTCTCCTACGAGCCCATCACAACCACCCTCAAGAGGAAGCACGAGGAAGTGTGCGCCATCAAGATCCAGAGGGCCTACCGCCGGCACCTGCTGCAGCGCTCCGTGAAGCAGGCTTCCTACATGTACCGCCACAGTCAGGACAGCAGCGGGGACGCAGCCCCTGAGAAGGAGGGGCTGATTGCTGACACCATGAGCAAGATGTATGACCCTGAGAACGGGAACAGTGGTGTGCagagcaagggggaggggaggggctcaaCCTGGGACCCCAGACCTGCCATGGGGCTCCTGTCCGtcagacccacagacacagccctccctcccgccccacccccagggcagaCGGTGCGCCCAGGGGTCAAAGAGTCTCTTGTCTAG